In one Neobacillus sp. WH10 genomic region, the following are encoded:
- the nrfD gene encoding NrfD/PsrC family molybdoenzyme membrane anchor subunit: MMTKAILGKNMPASHQTKRSRKIEIIWWTCLIICFGVGLYSIISGYFLKGMSSTYLSNIVPWGGWVAFYIYFIGMSAGSFLLSTMIYGFGMEKYEKIGRSALLSAIVCMITAITFIFFDIGRPDHIMNSVIYWNVMSTMSWEIHFYIVYIVLLVTELYFSMRKDLITLAKNNDIKGKIYRILTFKKQEFTAADAARDKKRLKVMGIIGIPLAVFGVHGGTGSIFAVVKAQPYLNSGLFPLIFILSALVSGTALSIAIYVIKSKVQKQELDVPMVRSLGSMLALFLGIEFIMVWYEFLIGIYGLGHEELGTIKLLTGSKWWWSFWIFQMGLAMFFPLIILFIKKTRKSVNWILAASIMTIIGVIGVRFNMVVPTLIMPKLEGMPVGNYYPNLSEWLTTFGLIAMCLIIYTLGEKVLPIEELDSHESGVNKYE, translated from the coding sequence ATGATGACAAAAGCGATTCTAGGTAAAAATATGCCTGCTTCTCACCAAACGAAACGATCAAGGAAGATCGAAATAATCTGGTGGACATGTTTAATCATATGTTTTGGTGTAGGTTTATACTCGATTATTAGCGGATATTTTTTAAAAGGAATGTCTTCAACATATTTATCGAACATCGTCCCATGGGGAGGATGGGTTGCGTTTTATATTTATTTCATTGGCATGAGTGCAGGTTCCTTTTTACTGTCAACGATGATTTATGGATTCGGAATGGAGAAATATGAAAAAATTGGACGGTCCGCACTATTATCTGCAATTGTCTGTATGATTACAGCGATTACCTTTATATTCTTTGATATTGGCAGACCAGACCATATAATGAATTCCGTTATTTATTGGAACGTCATGAGTACGATGTCATGGGAAATCCACTTTTATATTGTATATATTGTGTTATTAGTGACGGAATTGTATTTTTCAATGCGGAAAGATTTGATTACATTAGCAAAAAACAATGATATTAAAGGTAAAATATATCGCATCCTTACTTTTAAAAAGCAAGAATTCACAGCAGCCGATGCAGCCCGTGATAAAAAACGATTGAAGGTAATGGGAATCATTGGTATACCTCTGGCGGTATTTGGGGTGCATGGAGGAACGGGATCGATTTTCGCAGTGGTAAAAGCCCAGCCTTATTTAAATTCTGGTTTATTTCCACTCATCTTTATTCTTTCTGCACTTGTATCAGGAACTGCGTTATCAATTGCAATATATGTAATAAAGTCTAAAGTTCAAAAACAGGAATTGGATGTTCCAATGGTTCGTTCTCTGGGAAGCATGCTTGCATTATTTTTGGGAATTGAATTTATCATGGTTTGGTATGAATTCCTCATTGGAATTTATGGGTTAGGTCATGAAGAACTTGGAACGATTAAATTATTAACTGGAAGCAAATGGTGGTGGAGCTTCTGGATTTTTCAAATGGGACTGGCCATGTTCTTCCCATTAATCATTTTATTTATTAAGAAGACACGGAAATCGGTCAATTGGATCTTAGCTGCATCGATAATGACAATTATTGGTGTTATAGGAGTTCGGTTTAACATGGTTGTGCCAACCTTGATCATGCCTAAATTGGAAGGTATGCCTGTTGGGAATTATTATCCAAACCTGTCGGAATGGTTGACAACATTTGGACTTATCGCCATGTGTCTCATCATCTATACACTTGGAGAAAAAGTGTTACCGATTGAGGAACTAGACTCTCATGAAAGTGGAGTGAATAAATATGAGTAA
- a CDS encoding 4Fe-4S dicluster domain-containing protein produces MALKTKNGLEPKEYAELAGNFVPDAQKVLSESRYDTTLGLNMARDARKVINGNLQIEDFHKIYSASLLKEFGDEYASVATTTKSTQKKDSGPKWGMVIDLKKCVGCDTCTVSCKSENRTPPGMSYNVVLETFKGDYPNISVVNLPRPCMQCDKPPCVQVCPTRATYKLDNGIVTIDNDRCIGCRYCMVACPYGARSYDFGDGYEQEMIGYNDVTSPEYGVERGERKKGKIPEETVRKCSFCYHRLQRGEEPACVETCIGDARYFGDMNDPNSVVSKLAASPRAFRLKEELGTQPRVVYLK; encoded by the coding sequence ATGGCTCTTAAGACAAAAAATGGTTTAGAACCTAAAGAATATGCCGAGCTTGCTGGAAATTTTGTACCTGATGCTCAAAAAGTTCTATCCGAAAGTCGTTATGATACAACATTAGGTTTAAATATGGCAAGAGACGCTAGGAAGGTCATAAATGGAAATTTACAAATTGAAGATTTTCATAAAATTTATTCTGCTTCGTTATTGAAGGAATTTGGTGATGAATATGCTAGCGTGGCCACAACTACAAAATCAACGCAAAAGAAAGATAGTGGTCCAAAATGGGGCATGGTGATTGATTTAAAAAAATGTGTTGGTTGTGATACATGTACCGTTTCTTGTAAATCAGAAAATAGAACACCGCCAGGAATGTCCTACAATGTTGTCCTTGAAACATTTAAGGGTGATTATCCGAACATCTCGGTAGTGAACCTGCCAAGACCATGTATGCAATGTGATAAACCACCATGTGTACAGGTTTGCCCGACAAGAGCAACTTATAAGCTCGACAATGGCATTGTCACAATTGATAATGATCGCTGCATTGGCTGCCGCTATTGTATGGTTGCTTGTCCATATGGAGCAAGGTCCTATGATTTTGGCGATGGATATGAGCAGGAAATGATAGGCTATAACGATGTGACCAGTCCGGAATATGGGGTGGAACGAGGGGAAAGGAAAAAAGGAAAGATCCCAGAAGAAACCGTTCGTAAATGTAGTTTTTGTTATCATCGCCTCCAGCGCGGAGAAGAGCCTGCATGTGTGGAAACATGTATTGGCGATGCCCGTTATTTTGGCGATATGAATGATCCAAATAGTGTTGTTTCCAAGCTTGCCGCTAGTCCGAGGGCGTTTCGTCTAAAAGAGGAGTTAGGTACACAGCCGCGAGTGGTTTATTTAAAATAG
- a CDS encoding twin-arginine translocase TatA/TatE family subunit encodes MFSNIGVPGLILILVLALIIFGPKKLPEVGRAVGQTLKEFKKSARELTSDAIDDVKKETKDVSDTFTK; translated from the coding sequence ATGTTTTCAAATATTGGTGTACCGGGACTAATTTTAATTCTTGTGTTAGCACTTATTATTTTCGGACCGAAAAAACTCCCTGAAGTCGGCCGGGCAGTTGGGCAAACCTTAAAAGAGTTTAAGAAGTCGGCTCGTGAACTTACAAGTGATGCAATCGATGATGTAAAAAAAGAAACAAAGGATGTTTCCGACACCTTCACAAAATAG
- a CDS encoding sigma-54 dependent transcriptional regulator, with protein MSGTKLLIVDDESDLASLLVKRLSRKGYEAHTVGTAEDALALLKQHFFDIAIYDIRLPKMDGISLLKETKIVAPETEIVMLTGHGTIETAIEAMKLGAFDYLTKPYNLSELELTIKKAEENKRLKIKNDNMKNIIKQQNQFMIIGESPIFKEVIDLTRRIADSEVPVLIEGESGTGKELFAKALHYWSSRSEEPFVAVNSGALPEQLLESELFGHVRGAFTGANQDKKGLVEAADGGTLFLDELGEMPLALQVKLLRFLELGEFRRVGDVRERKVKVRVVAATNRNMEKEVEKGNFREDLFYRLNVVKLTIPPLRKRKEDIPSLIDYFIKQKKSPEKVLSEDALAALQHYDFPGNVRELHHLIERGTLLSSGGRIEAADLLLPRQKAADRQIKEVELCTLEKLEKVHIAHVLNRLSWNKTKTAEILGVSVRNLYRKIEQYGLKES; from the coding sequence ATGAGTGGAACAAAACTTTTAATTGTAGATGATGAATCTGATTTGGCTAGTCTTCTAGTGAAAAGACTTTCACGGAAAGGCTACGAGGCCCATACAGTAGGAACTGCTGAGGATGCGCTGGCGTTATTAAAACAGCATTTTTTTGATATTGCTATTTATGATATTCGTCTGCCGAAGATGGACGGAATTTCGCTGTTAAAAGAAACAAAAATAGTAGCTCCTGAGACAGAAATCGTCATGTTAACAGGACATGGGACAATAGAAACAGCGATAGAAGCGATGAAATTAGGGGCTTTCGATTATTTAACGAAGCCTTACAATCTGTCGGAATTAGAATTAACGATCAAAAAGGCCGAGGAAAATAAAAGACTAAAAATAAAAAACGACAACATGAAAAATATTATCAAGCAACAGAATCAGTTCATGATCATTGGCGAAAGTCCTATCTTTAAGGAAGTAATTGACTTAACCCGTCGTATTGCGGATAGTGAAGTCCCTGTATTGATAGAGGGTGAAAGCGGAACAGGAAAAGAATTGTTTGCTAAGGCTTTGCATTATTGGAGCAGTCGTTCAGAGGAGCCATTCGTAGCTGTGAACTCAGGAGCCCTCCCGGAGCAGCTTCTTGAAAGTGAATTATTTGGTCACGTCAGGGGTGCCTTTACAGGAGCAAATCAAGATAAGAAGGGCCTTGTCGAGGCGGCTGATGGCGGAACATTGTTTTTGGATGAATTAGGAGAAATGCCATTAGCCTTACAAGTAAAACTGCTTCGATTCCTTGAACTTGGGGAATTTCGTCGTGTTGGAGATGTAAGAGAGAGAAAAGTAAAAGTTCGTGTAGTCGCTGCTACGAATCGAAATATGGAAAAAGAGGTGGAAAAAGGAAATTTTCGTGAGGATTTGTTTTACCGTTTGAATGTTGTTAAATTAACGATTCCTCCCCTTCGGAAGCGAAAGGAGGATATTCCTTCATTAATCGATTATTTTATAAAGCAAAAGAAATCTCCTGAAAAAGTCCTATCAGAGGATGCTTTAGCAGCATTGCAACACTATGATTTTCCAGGGAATGTCCGAGAACTACACCATTTAATTGAAAGAGGTACGTTATTATCTAGCGGCGGGAGAATTGAAGCAGCCGATTTGTTGCTGCCAAGACAAAAGGCCGCGGACCGACAAATAAAGGAAGTGGAACTCTGCACCTTGGAGAAACTAGAAAAGGTACATATCGCTCATGTGCTGAATCGATTGTCGTGGAATAAAACAAAAACGGCTGAAATCCTTGGGGTCAGTGTGCGGAATTTGTATCGAAAAATTGAACAATACGGGCTAAAAGAATCATAG
- a CDS encoding ATP-binding protein: MDGKIRNWLSSQPIRIKVLVFGIIMSIIPLLLTSYYYYSNVKADLENRILANQKLVIQNLSSEIELEFTQTFRQLQMATTFKQQGKQQSIFYDLLQQNESIEEIVITDDAGYIQKKVSRYNLNIPLQNEKWFSDSFWSDFQSKSKTYGKVEFNQFGQPIVKVMIPFIEDGKQKGIGANIQLQKIIGKISSLRQEDSSYLYLLDKDGKVIAHQDYSQLWKKNPHPADRDVLGVQTKISDLGWTLVMEQPASTAYEPINNMFRNGLYVAAIATIIVSLISVYAGLYFTTPIIYLEKGMNNLKTGRKSAPILLNRQDELGKLAEAFNEMSCELQEKSLRLEQEKERLSVVVHGIEAGLALVTKDYQVTWMNPLLQKWLYNHDVNLPCFTLLGGKKEACEVCPITCPELDANGNSIMKTKGENGEERIFNHRVFPLNNAMKGEGEFLIVIEDITEQKQIEEKMIQTDKLTALGLMASSFAHEVNNPLATINVFAEDLIDRLEQKDTELDEEEMVLYLAKIKENTERCKRITSNLLNFSRKSNWTVTHIDVNETIINSIHLVESTLKKKQIKLTTELPNDLPVLLGDSLKMMQVIVNLINNAIDAMEQAGQLMITAKVEQNSVCIQVIDNGCGIAPEVLGKIFDPFYTTKPVGKGTGLGLSVCYGIIEEFGGTIQVESIEAAGTTVTVRIPIKKS; this comes from the coding sequence ATGGATGGTAAAATCCGGAATTGGCTCTCTTCTCAACCAATCCGCATAAAAGTGTTGGTATTTGGAATCATTATGTCGATTATACCGCTTTTATTAACTAGTTATTATTATTATTCCAATGTTAAAGCAGACCTGGAAAATAGAATTCTAGCAAACCAGAAATTGGTTATTCAAAACCTATCAAGTGAAATTGAACTGGAGTTTACCCAAACATTTCGGCAATTGCAAATGGCTACTACTTTTAAGCAACAGGGAAAGCAGCAGAGTATCTTTTATGATCTTTTACAACAAAATGAGTCAATCGAGGAAATTGTCATAACGGATGATGCGGGTTATATCCAAAAAAAGGTATCACGCTACAACTTAAATATACCTTTACAAAATGAAAAGTGGTTTTCAGATTCCTTTTGGTCGGATTTTCAATCAAAAAGTAAAACATATGGAAAGGTCGAATTTAATCAATTTGGACAGCCAATTGTGAAAGTAATGATCCCATTTATTGAAGACGGAAAACAAAAAGGAATTGGGGCGAATATTCAGCTACAAAAAATAATTGGTAAAATTTCATCACTTAGGCAGGAGGATTCAAGCTATTTATATTTGTTGGACAAAGATGGAAAAGTGATTGCACATCAAGATTACAGTCAATTGTGGAAAAAAAATCCTCATCCAGCTGACCGAGACGTTCTTGGGGTCCAAACAAAAATCAGCGACTTAGGCTGGACACTGGTGATGGAGCAACCAGCATCTACGGCGTACGAACCGATTAATAATATGTTCAGGAATGGCTTATATGTAGCAGCAATCGCAACGATTATTGTCAGTCTTATTAGTGTCTATGCCGGGCTCTATTTCACAACACCAATCATCTATTTAGAAAAAGGGATGAATAATTTAAAAACTGGAAGGAAATCAGCGCCCATTTTATTAAACCGTCAGGATGAATTAGGGAAATTAGCTGAGGCCTTCAATGAAATGAGTTGCGAACTGCAGGAAAAATCACTTCGGCTGGAACAAGAAAAAGAAAGGCTGAGTGTTGTTGTCCACGGAATTGAAGCTGGTTTAGCACTTGTAACAAAAGATTATCAGGTAACATGGATGAACCCTTTGTTACAAAAATGGCTTTATAATCATGATGTCAATTTACCATGTTTCACATTATTGGGCGGGAAAAAGGAAGCATGTGAAGTATGTCCAATAACCTGTCCAGAACTTGATGCGAACGGGAACTCCATTATGAAGACGAAAGGAGAAAATGGGGAGGAAAGAATTTTCAATCACCGCGTTTTCCCACTTAATAATGCTATGAAAGGGGAGGGAGAGTTCTTAATTGTTATTGAGGACATAACTGAACAAAAACAAATAGAAGAAAAAATGATTCAAACAGATAAATTAACTGCGCTTGGATTAATGGCATCAAGCTTCGCCCATGAAGTAAACAATCCTCTTGCAACTATTAATGTATTCGCGGAGGATTTGATAGACCGGTTGGAACAAAAAGATACAGAATTAGATGAAGAAGAAATGGTGTTATATTTAGCGAAAATAAAGGAAAATACCGAAAGATGCAAAAGAATAACTAGTAATCTATTGAATTTTTCCAGAAAGTCGAATTGGACAGTTACCCATATCGATGTAAATGAAACGATTATTAATAGTATTCATTTAGTGGAATCTACATTAAAAAAGAAACAAATTAAGCTAACTACTGAACTTCCAAATGACTTACCGGTATTATTAGGTGATAGTTTAAAAATGATGCAAGTGATCGTCAATTTAATTAATAATGCCATTGATGCGATGGAACAAGCTGGACAGCTTATGATTACTGCCAAGGTGGAACAAAATTCAGTGTGTATACAGGTAATCGATAACGGTTGCGGTATTGCGCCTGAGGTGTTGGGCAAGATCTTCGACCCCTTTTATACAACAAAGCCAGTTGGAAAAGGGACGGGACTTGGATTATCGGTATGTTATGGCATCATTGAAGAATTTGGCGGTACGATCCAAGTAGAAAGTATAGAAGCTGCTGGAACGACTGTAACAGTCCGAATACCGATTAAAAAAAGCTAA
- a CDS encoding ABC transporter substrate-binding protein: protein MKTKWYFFILIIIIVSVLINNFINHREDSPTKIGVIMMGNSRVEKLTGLKKGMRELGYKEDAIEFDVKNALDNEKTLDKKIDELINEKPALIVTMGGIETLALKEKMEEQKTNIPVVFAGVAAPKELGLIKDYRSPGGFFTGVNNYHTSLSGKRLELLHQLVPTAKRFFVLYDKKNKVSVLSLENTIDAAKSLALPIIPVNVSDPKFTEFLSGNIQQDDALLMVPGFRMESLTEKIAKIIKENKIPAMGVYGNEVEEGILASYGSSFEEQGYQAARYVSRILQGNSPADLPVELPDTIHFFINTKVKDELGIELNSEITNLAEFIKPEREGAK, encoded by the coding sequence ATGAAAACAAAATGGTATTTTTTTATTCTCATAATAATTATTGTATCAGTCCTTATAAATAACTTTATTAATCACCGCGAAGATTCTCCGACAAAAATAGGGGTAATCATGATGGGAAACAGTAGGGTTGAAAAGCTTACTGGTTTAAAGAAAGGGATGCGTGAACTTGGGTATAAGGAAGATGCGATAGAATTTGATGTAAAGAATGCCTTGGATAATGAAAAAACGTTAGATAAGAAAATCGATGAATTGATTAATGAAAAGCCTGCCCTTATTGTTACAATGGGAGGAATCGAAACCTTAGCCTTAAAAGAAAAGATGGAAGAGCAGAAAACTAATATCCCTGTTGTTTTTGCCGGAGTTGCAGCGCCAAAAGAGCTTGGATTAATTAAAGATTACCGGTCCCCTGGCGGATTTTTTACAGGGGTTAATAACTACCATACGAGTCTATCAGGAAAGAGGCTGGAGCTTTTGCATCAATTAGTTCCCACCGCTAAAAGGTTCTTCGTCCTTTATGACAAAAAAAATAAAGTTAGTGTACTAAGCTTAGAGAATACGATAGATGCCGCAAAGAGTCTTGCTTTGCCAATAATTCCTGTAAATGTTAGCGACCCGAAATTCACCGAATTTTTAAGCGGAAATATACAGCAAGATGATGCACTGTTAATGGTACCAGGCTTTCGCATGGAATCTCTAACAGAGAAAATCGCAAAAATTATAAAAGAAAATAAAATTCCTGCGATGGGTGTTTACGGAAATGAGGTAGAGGAAGGTATTCTTGCAAGCTATGGTTCAAGTTTTGAGGAACAAGGGTACCAAGCTGCAAGGTATGTAAGTAGGATACTCCAAGGGAATTCTCCCGCTGACCTTCCGGTTGAGCTTCCTGATACGATACACTTTTTCATTAATACAAAAGTAAAAGATGAACTAGGCATTGAGTTAAATAGTGAAATAACGAACCTAGCTGAATTTATCAAACCAGAAAGGGAGGGGGCAAAATAA
- a CDS encoding c-type cytochrome yields MGKLAKLRTGYGLSLLAAALILTGCASDKPAANDKQPQENQTASKEQNAIKTYEPPSMEKVPEGPLGESIKLGFKIMNETNTALPNNVGNNLACSSCHGTAGTDTTSPLTGVTAVYPTYNPRAGKVLTIEDRINGCFKRSMNGKPLEANSDEMRAMVSYLNFISTDVPIGIKERPWIIKNSLQTVPNPDLANGEKLYQQSCSSCHGADGSGTGPTTGPALWGDKSFNIGAGMGRVSTAAGYIKRNMPLGEMGGIKQGSLTDQQAADLAGFILSKERPDFAEKANDWPQGNAPADVPYELKSNKN; encoded by the coding sequence ATGGGAAAGCTTGCAAAATTAAGAACAGGTTATGGGCTGTCGCTATTAGCCGCTGCATTAATACTTACTGGTTGTGCATCAGATAAGCCTGCTGCTAATGATAAGCAGCCACAAGAAAACCAAACAGCATCTAAGGAACAAAATGCAATTAAAACATATGAACCCCCAAGCATGGAGAAGGTTCCAGAAGGGCCTTTAGGAGAATCGATTAAACTTGGCTTTAAGATAATGAATGAAACGAATACGGCTCTACCAAACAATGTAGGTAACAATTTAGCATGTTCCAGCTGCCACGGTACAGCAGGAACCGATACAACTTCACCTCTAACAGGCGTTACCGCTGTTTATCCTACATACAATCCACGAGCTGGAAAGGTGTTAACTATTGAAGACAGAATCAATGGCTGCTTCAAAAGAAGTATGAACGGAAAGCCTCTTGAGGCAAACAGCGACGAGATGCGGGCAATGGTTTCTTATTTGAACTTTATCTCGACGGATGTACCTATTGGTATTAAAGAACGTCCATGGATAATAAAAAATTCGCTGCAAACTGTTCCAAATCCAGACCTTGCAAATGGAGAAAAACTTTATCAACAATCTTGTTCATCTTGTCACGGTGCGGATGGTTCCGGGACAGGTCCAACCACAGGACCGGCACTTTGGGGAGACAAGTCGTTTAATATTGGAGCTGGCATGGGGCGAGTATCAACAGCAGCTGGGTATATTAAACGAAATATGCCCCTTGGTGAAATGGGTGGCATAAAACAAGGAAGTTTAACTGACCAACAAGCAGCAGATCTTGCCGGCTTTATTCTTTCAAAAGAAAGACCTGATTTCGCCGAAAAGGCAAATGACTGGCCACAAGGAAATGCCCCAGCGGATGTACCATATGAGCTAAAAAGTAATAAAAATTAA
- a CDS encoding SDR family oxidoreductase: protein MINKSAIVTGASSGFGLLCTIELALKGFTVIATMRDVKKAQPLLELAKEKNLGELIQIHSLDVTSTESINDLKNLLTTFPSIDVLVNNAGIALGGFSEELSIEEYRRQFETNFFGVIAVTQAVLPYMRSKGHGRIINMSSISGRMGFPGLSAYVSSKYALEGYSESLRLELKPFGIDVSLIEPGSYQTNIWTSVDEMEINSNSPYLSYMESMLKEINSGKEEHGNPIEVAKLVAQIASQQKSPDLRYPIGKSVKKNLFLKSLLPWGFIEAAILKRIRH from the coding sequence ATGATCAATAAATCAGCAATTGTTACGGGGGCATCTAGTGGTTTTGGTTTGTTATGTACGATTGAATTGGCCTTAAAAGGCTTTACAGTCATTGCGACAATGAGAGACGTGAAAAAAGCACAGCCATTACTCGAACTAGCTAAAGAAAAAAATTTAGGAGAGTTGATTCAAATCCACTCACTTGATGTAACTTCCACCGAATCTATTAATGACTTGAAAAATTTGCTCACAACCTTTCCCTCTATAGATGTGTTAGTGAACAATGCGGGGATTGCACTTGGTGGTTTTAGTGAAGAGCTTTCCATAGAAGAATATCGAAGGCAATTTGAAACAAACTTTTTCGGAGTGATTGCAGTAACCCAAGCTGTACTTCCATATATGAGGTCTAAAGGGCACGGCAGAATAATCAACATGAGCAGCATTAGCGGCAGAATGGGATTCCCTGGATTATCTGCTTATGTTTCCTCCAAGTATGCACTTGAGGGCTATAGCGAAAGCTTGAGGCTTGAGCTTAAACCATTTGGCATTGATGTATCCTTAATTGAGCCTGGTTCGTATCAAACTAATATTTGGACAAGTGTTGACGAAATGGAAATTAACTCTAATTCCCCCTACTTATCCTATATGGAGAGTATGCTAAAAGAAATTAATAGTGGAAAAGAAGAACATGGCAATCCCATAGAAGTTGCGAAACTAGTAGCTCAAATTGCCTCCCAACAGAAATCTCCAGACCTTAGATACCCAATCGGCAAAAGTGTAAAGAAAAATTTGTTTCTAAAAAGTCTCCTGCCCTGGGGATTCATTGAAGCAGCGATTTTGAAAAGGATTAGGCACTGA
- a CDS encoding NUDIX domain-containing protein encodes MIPRPASTVVLMDHLSRVYLTKRPETMKFMGGFYVFPGGAVDQSDDVQDCKRILKGIVNETFELAYYVAAARELFEEVGVLVCKKEDGFSVQLEEEKEMEYRRLLINGDLSFLQLLKKEGLQFDLDSLAYIGQIITPRRSRIRFDTRFFLTQLPKGQAPKPDFNEISDTKWISPADALTAYQKGEILLAPPTIHTLKTIINHLNGAPLTMPEFRLRDYIVDLIE; translated from the coding sequence GTGATACCTAGACCGGCATCAACTGTAGTTTTAATGGATCACTTATCAAGGGTCTATTTGACAAAACGACCTGAAACGATGAAATTTATGGGTGGATTTTATGTTTTCCCTGGGGGTGCTGTAGACCAGTCTGATGATGTACAAGACTGTAAGAGGATTTTAAAAGGTATAGTTAATGAAACATTTGAACTAGCATATTATGTAGCTGCTGCAAGAGAATTATTTGAAGAGGTGGGGGTTTTAGTTTGTAAGAAAGAAGACGGTTTTTCTGTTCAGCTGGAGGAAGAAAAAGAAATGGAATACCGCCGTCTTCTAATAAATGGGGATCTATCATTTTTACAACTGCTAAAAAAAGAAGGACTTCAGTTTGATCTTGATAGCTTGGCCTATATAGGTCAAATCATTACACCGAGGAGAAGCCGCATAAGATTTGATACACGTTTTTTTCTAACTCAGCTTCCAAAAGGGCAAGCTCCCAAACCTGATTTTAATGAAATTAGTGATACCAAATGGATATCTCCAGCCGATGCACTAACTGCATATCAAAAAGGGGAAATTTTATTGGCTCCGCCAACGATTCATACTTTGAAGACCATTATTAACCATCTAAACGGTGCTCCGTTAACGATGCCCGAGTTTAGATTAAGGGATTACATAGTTGATTTGATTGAGTAA
- a CDS encoding TldD/PmbA family protein → MLSKSLIEDVLTAALSTGGDFSEIFVEDRFTNNFTLQSGKIETCLSGRDFGIGIRVFKGLQSVYAYTTDHSKEGLLKAAKNAAQAINGNTIIQLTPFARESFETIHPIQLMPNEVNKSCKAAIMKNAYETAKNYHSSISQVTVRYMDEEQNVLIANSEGKFIEDKRVRSRLAIQAVAVRDNQMETGFYGPGAHQGFEFFENLNLDHYANEAARIAVTMLDASPCPSGKFPVIIDNEFGGVIFHEACGHGLEATAVAKDSSVFANRLGEKVAPEIVTYIDDGTIQNEWGSINIDDEGEKARKNVLIENGILKGYLIDKFNTRRMGMESTGSGRRQSFRFAPTSRMTNTYIAPGKSTPEEIIANTEHGIYTKYMGGGQVNPATGDYNFAVMEAYEVNNGKVGKPLKGATLIGNGPKTLQLVDMVGDNLGHGAGMCGAQSGSIPVNVGQPMIRVSEITVGGTKGE, encoded by the coding sequence ATGCTAAGTAAATCTTTAATTGAGGACGTATTGACAGCCGCTTTATCAACGGGTGGGGACTTTTCGGAGATTTTCGTTGAGGATCGTTTTACCAATAATTTCACCCTCCAAAGCGGAAAAATTGAAACTTGTCTTTCCGGACGTGATTTTGGTATCGGCATCCGAGTGTTTAAAGGATTGCAAAGCGTCTATGCCTATACAACTGATCACAGCAAGGAAGGGCTTCTGAAAGCAGCTAAAAACGCAGCACAAGCTATAAACGGAAATACCATTATTCAGCTAACCCCTTTTGCGAGAGAATCCTTTGAAACCATTCATCCTATTCAACTCATGCCTAATGAAGTAAATAAATCCTGTAAAGCAGCTATTATGAAAAATGCTTATGAAACTGCAAAAAACTATCATTCTAGTATTTCTCAGGTTACTGTCCGTTATATGGATGAAGAACAAAATGTGCTGATTGCTAATTCAGAAGGAAAATTTATTGAAGACAAACGTGTTCGATCAAGGCTGGCGATTCAGGCAGTGGCAGTCCGTGATAACCAAATGGAAACAGGTTTCTATGGACCCGGTGCCCATCAAGGCTTTGAGTTTTTCGAAAATCTAAATTTGGATCATTATGCTAATGAAGCAGCACGGATCGCCGTAACGATGCTAGATGCCAGCCCATGTCCAAGCGGAAAATTCCCTGTCATTATCGATAATGAATTCGGCGGAGTTATTTTTCATGAAGCTTGTGGACATGGATTAGAAGCTACCGCTGTTGCGAAAGACAGCTCTGTGTTTGCAAATCGCCTTGGTGAAAAGGTCGCTCCCGAAATCGTTACATATATCGATGATGGAACAATTCAAAATGAATGGGGTTCCATCAATATTGATGATGAAGGCGAAAAGGCACGGAAAAATGTTCTTATCGAAAATGGTATTCTAAAAGGCTATCTCATTGATAAATTTAATACACGAAGAATGGGCATGGAATCAACCGGGTCAGGAAGGAGACAATCCTTCCGTTTTGCGCCAACTTCCAGGATGACTAATACGTATATTGCCCCTGGAAAATCAACACCTGAAGAAATTATCGCAAATACCGAACATGGGATTTATACAAAATATATGGGCGGAGGCCAAGTCAATCCTGCAACTGGTGATTATAACTTTGCCGTTATGGAAGCATATGAAGTAAATAATGGAAAGGTCGGAAAACCATTGAAAGGCGCTACTCTAATCGGCAATGGTCCAAAAACCTTACAGCTTGTCGATATGGTAGGGGATAATTTGGGGCATGGTGCTGGAATGTGTGGTGCACAAAGTGGCAGTATCCCGGTAAATGTAGGTCAACCAATGATCCGTGTCAGCGAAATTACGGTCGGTGGTACGAAGGGAGAATAA